One Aquamicrobium sp. genomic region harbors:
- the mutS gene encoding DNA mismatch repair protein MutS, with protein MNQHPHESDDVSLAPQPPLPAAGATPMMEQYIEIKAANPDSLLFYRMGDFYELFFHDAELASRALGIALTKRGKHQGEDIPMCGVPVHAADDYLEKLIALGFRVAVCEQMEDPAEAKKRGYKAVVRRDVVRLVTPGTITEDKLLAPGEANYLMALGRVKGAGPAGTRGAERESATGNGESYALAWIDISTGAFRVAETAGDRLLADILRVDPRELIVAEPLFRDPELKALFDVLGRTASPQPATLFDSAAAPGRIARFFGVATPDSFGQFGRAELSAISGAIAYVEKTQLSERPPLARPEREEAGSSLFIDAATRANLELTRTLSGNRDGSLLKAIDRTVTGGGARLMAERLTAPLTEPAAIEERLDAVSFFLAGTRLTEALRAVLKAAPDMPRALSRLALNRGGPRDLGSLRAGLDAARQAGELIAGQPVLPARLAAAAAALAALPSAFADHLTNALADEVPLMKRDGGFVRAGYDAELDEMRALRDQSRRVIAGMERDLAEETGIRSLKIRHNNVLGYYIEVTANHAGVMTGTDAAKARFIHRQTMASAMRFTTTELAGLETKIANAADRALQIELGVFERLTAEAVAHADAIRAAADALAELDVSAALAVLAAAENYCRPAVDASLAFRIEGGRHPVVEQALRRQLADPFVANDCDLSPEDGAKNGAIWLLTGPNMGGKSTFLRQNALIAILAQMGSFVPAASAHIGVVDRLFSRVGASDDLARGRSTFMVEMVETAAILNQAGERALVILDEIGRGTATFDGLSIAWAAVEYLHEKNRCRAIFATHFHEMTALAGKLPRLHNVTMRVKEWEGEVVFLHEVGKGAADRSYGVQVARLAGLPEAVVERARAVLHQLEEGETSGKAARLVDDLPLFSVAVKREPPRPKANDALAEALAALHPDEMTPREALDALYRLKGLAAG; from the coding sequence TTGAACCAGCATCCGCATGAGAGCGACGACGTCTCCCTCGCACCGCAGCCCCCGCTCCCCGCCGCGGGCGCGACGCCGATGATGGAGCAGTATATCGAGATCAAGGCGGCGAACCCGGATTCGCTGCTGTTCTACCGCATGGGCGATTTCTACGAGCTGTTCTTCCACGACGCGGAGCTGGCCAGCCGCGCGCTCGGCATCGCGCTGACCAAGCGCGGCAAGCACCAGGGCGAGGACATCCCGATGTGCGGGGTGCCTGTCCACGCCGCCGACGACTATCTGGAAAAGCTGATCGCGCTGGGCTTCCGCGTCGCCGTCTGCGAGCAGATGGAGGACCCGGCCGAGGCGAAGAAGCGCGGCTACAAGGCGGTGGTGCGGCGCGACGTGGTGCGCCTCGTCACCCCCGGCACCATCACCGAGGACAAGCTGCTCGCCCCCGGCGAGGCCAACTACCTGATGGCGCTCGGCCGGGTGAAGGGGGCGGGGCCGGCCGGCACAAGAGGCGCGGAGCGCGAGAGCGCGACAGGGAATGGAGAAAGCTACGCGCTCGCCTGGATCGACATCTCGACCGGCGCGTTCAGGGTCGCCGAAACCGCGGGCGACCGGCTGCTAGCCGACATCCTTCGCGTCGATCCGCGCGAGCTGATCGTCGCCGAGCCGCTGTTCCGCGATCCGGAGCTGAAAGCCCTGTTCGACGTGCTCGGCCGCACCGCGAGCCCGCAGCCGGCGACGCTGTTCGATTCCGCTGCCGCGCCCGGCCGCATCGCCCGCTTCTTCGGCGTGGCGACGCCGGACAGCTTCGGCCAGTTCGGCCGCGCCGAGCTCTCCGCCATCTCGGGCGCCATCGCCTATGTCGAGAAGACGCAGCTTTCCGAGCGCCCGCCGCTCGCCCGGCCCGAGCGCGAGGAGGCGGGGTCGAGCCTGTTCATCGACGCCGCCACCCGGGCCAATCTCGAACTGACCCGCACGCTCTCCGGCAATCGCGACGGCTCGCTGCTCAAGGCCATCGACCGCACGGTCACCGGCGGCGGCGCGCGGCTGATGGCCGAGCGGCTGACCGCGCCGCTGACCGAGCCGGCCGCCATCGAGGAGCGGCTCGACGCGGTGTCGTTCTTCCTCGCCGGCACGCGGCTGACCGAGGCGCTGCGCGCGGTGCTGAAAGCCGCGCCCGACATGCCGCGCGCCCTGTCGCGGCTGGCGCTCAACCGTGGCGGCCCGCGCGACCTCGGCAGCCTCAGGGCCGGGCTCGACGCGGCGCGCCAGGCCGGCGAGCTCATCGCCGGCCAGCCAGTGCTGCCGGCACGCCTCGCCGCTGCCGCTGCGGCGCTCGCCGCCCTGCCGTCCGCCTTCGCTGATCATCTCACCAACGCGCTCGCCGACGAGGTGCCGCTGATGAAGCGCGACGGCGGTTTCGTGCGGGCGGGCTACGACGCCGAGCTCGACGAGATGCGCGCCCTGCGCGACCAGTCGCGCCGGGTCATCGCCGGCATGGAGCGCGACCTTGCCGAGGAAACCGGCATCCGCTCGCTGAAGATCCGTCACAACAACGTTCTCGGCTACTATATCGAGGTCACGGCCAACCATGCCGGGGTGATGACCGGGACCGACGCGGCCAAGGCCCGCTTCATCCACCGCCAGACCATGGCGAGCGCGATGCGCTTCACCACGACCGAGCTGGCCGGGCTCGAAACGAAGATCGCCAACGCCGCCGACCGCGCGCTCCAGATCGAGCTCGGCGTGTTCGAGCGGCTCACCGCCGAGGCGGTTGCCCACGCCGACGCCATCCGCGCCGCCGCCGACGCACTGGCCGAGCTCGACGTCTCGGCGGCGCTCGCGGTGCTGGCGGCGGCGGAGAACTATTGCCGGCCGGCGGTCGACGCCTCGCTCGCCTTCCGCATCGAGGGCGGCCGCCACCCGGTGGTCGAGCAGGCGCTGCGCCGCCAGCTTGCCGACCCCTTCGTCGCCAACGATTGCGACCTGTCGCCGGAGGACGGGGCGAAGAACGGCGCGATCTGGCTGCTGACCGGCCCCAACATGGGCGGCAAGTCGACCTTCCTGCGCCAGAACGCGCTGATCGCCATCCTTGCCCAGATGGGCTCCTTCGTGCCGGCGGCCTCGGCCCATATCGGTGTCGTCGACCGGCTGTTCTCCCGCGTCGGCGCCTCCGACGACTTGGCGCGCGGCCGCTCGACCTTCATGGTCGAGATGGTCGAGACGGCGGCGATCCTCAACCAGGCCGGCGAGCGTGCGCTCGTCATTCTCGACGAGATCGGCCGCGGCACCGCCACCTTCGACGGCCTCTCCATCGCCTGGGCGGCGGTCGAATACCTGCACGAGAAGAACCGCTGCCGGGCGATCTTCGCCACCCATTTCCACGAGATGACGGCGCTGGCCGGCAAGCTGCCGCGCCTGCACAACGTCACCATGCGTGTCAAGGAATGGGAAGGCGAGGTCGTCTTCCTGCACGAGGTCGGCAAGGGCGCGGCCGACCGGTCCTACGGCGTGCAGGTGGCGCGGCTTGCCGGCCTGCCCGAAGCCGTGGTCGAGCGCGCCCGCGCGGTGCTGCACCAGTTGGAGGAGGGCGAGACCTCCGGCAAGGCGGCGCGCCTCGTCGACGACCTGCCGCTGTTCTCCGTCGCGGTGAAGCGGGAGCCGCCAAGGCCGAAGGCGAACGACGCCCTTGCCGAGGCGCTCGCCGCGCTCCATCCCGACGAGATGACCCCGCGCGAGGCGCTCGACGCGCTCTACCGGCTGAAGGGGCTCGCCGCCGGCTGA
- a CDS encoding EAL domain-containing protein yields MAKLVSVFISSAYRQAIAALVWVSVFLLVLAVAGGYALYKTSDLARMEGERAIEPFVRLRASLLETFDRMHAQVTAEPCSPLFREQLRRIAYLPDGLNEFLYAPGGHVQCSLNLAALAEPFYLGAPDLVGPGEERIALWIDRDLSFLGLAGERGTFALSEPFVAVVPPQGVDFRPPQWLTTELILRDEFGRWLHRAGEAGLYEGWMTVPGFAGLSGGRFSTLSCDPRGVHCVVVEARLSTILTAATGAVALLLLAAALIAAYASNRVNRLITRFWSFESRFCRHLDAGSVLCAYQPVLRLATGEIAGCEVLVRWRDVNDAVVFPDRFIEIVKRRGLTMHLTRLVARRAFDELSAMIPEGHRLQVSFNIFPQDLDSARLAAVFAPFTARPDRFGVVLEIIESDEIPANAQREIEALRRAGIKTYIDDFGTGYSNMHNLAGLSVDGVKLDRSFAMAPDNSMMAQMLRHAIEMIEATGRAMVVEGVETAERLALLRGMGAKVDFVQGYFIARPLDIAAFAAFLEENALGAFGRETVPAMQRRLRDRIQGGKIAI; encoded by the coding sequence ATGGCGAAACTCGTCAGCGTCTTCATATCGTCGGCATACCGGCAGGCCATCGCCGCTCTCGTCTGGGTATCCGTCTTCCTCCTCGTGCTCGCCGTCGCGGGCGGCTATGCCCTCTACAAGACCTCCGATCTCGCGCGCATGGAAGGCGAGCGCGCCATCGAGCCGTTCGTCAGGCTGCGCGCCAGCCTCCTCGAGACCTTCGACAGGATGCACGCGCAGGTGACGGCGGAGCCGTGCTCGCCACTCTTTCGCGAGCAGCTGCGCCGCATCGCCTACCTGCCCGACGGGCTGAACGAATTCCTCTACGCGCCGGGCGGCCATGTGCAATGCTCGCTCAACCTCGCGGCCCTCGCCGAGCCGTTCTATCTCGGCGCGCCCGATCTGGTCGGCCCCGGCGAAGAGCGGATCGCGCTCTGGATCGACCGGGATCTCAGCTTTCTCGGCCTTGCCGGCGAGCGGGGCACCTTCGCGCTGAGCGAACCCTTCGTCGCGGTCGTGCCGCCGCAGGGGGTCGACTTCCGGCCGCCGCAATGGCTGACGACGGAGCTGATCCTGCGCGACGAATTCGGGCGGTGGCTCCACCGCGCCGGCGAGGCGGGCCTCTACGAGGGCTGGATGACGGTGCCCGGCTTCGCCGGCCTCTCCGGCGGGCGTTTCAGCACGCTTTCCTGCGATCCCCGCGGCGTCCACTGCGTCGTCGTCGAGGCGCGGCTTTCGACCATTCTCACTGCCGCGACGGGCGCGGTCGCGCTGCTCCTCCTCGCCGCTGCGTTGATCGCCGCCTACGCGTCGAACCGGGTAAACCGGCTGATCACCCGGTTCTGGTCGTTCGAATCACGCTTCTGCCGCCATCTCGACGCCGGCTCCGTCCTGTGCGCCTACCAGCCGGTCTTGCGCCTCGCCACCGGCGAGATCGCCGGCTGCGAGGTGCTGGTGCGCTGGCGCGACGTCAACGATGCCGTCGTCTTCCCCGACCGCTTCATCGAGATCGTCAAGCGACGCGGCCTGACCATGCACCTGACGCGGCTCGTCGCGCGCCGCGCCTTCGACGAGCTGTCGGCGATGATCCCGGAAGGGCACAGGCTCCAGGTCAGCTTCAACATCTTCCCGCAGGACCTCGACAGCGCCCGGCTCGCCGCCGTGTTCGCGCCCTTCACCGCCCGGCCGGACCGCTTCGGCGTCGTCCTCGAGATCATCGAGAGCGACGAGATCCCGGCCAACGCCCAGCGCGAGATCGAGGCGCTGCGCCGGGCCGGCATCAAGACCTACATCGACGATTTCGGCACCGGCTATTCCAACATGCACAACCTCGCCGGCCTGTCGGTCGACGGGGTGAAGCTCGACCGCTCCTTCGCCATGGCGCCCGACAACTCGATGATGGCGCAGATGCTGCGCCACGCCATCGAGATGATCGAGGCGACGGGCCGGGCCATGGTGGTGGAAGGCGTCGAGACCGCCGAACGGCTGGCGCTGCTGCGCGGCATGGGGGCGAAGGTCGATTTCGTGCAGGGCTACTTCATCGCCCGCCCGCTCGACATCGCCGCCTTTGCCGCCTTCCTCGAGGAAAACGCCCTCGGCGCCTTCGGCCGCGAGACGGTCCCCGCCATGCAGAGGCGGCTGCGCGACCGTATCCAAGGCGGCAAAATCGCGATATAG